Genomic window (Chitinophagaceae bacterium):
CTTTACTAAGCATGGCTGTATCAGAAATTAAAATAACATCTGAAGCCAATTTATCTTTGTATTGCCGGGTAAATTTCTCAAGATTTGGAGACCCTACTTCCTCTTCACCTTCAATTATAAATTTCACGTTGCAAGGCAGACTGTCGTTATGTTGCATTAGCTCAAAAGCTTTTATGTGCATATACATTTGTCCTTTATCATCACTTGCACCACGGGCAAAAATTTTACCGTCTTTAATAACGGGTTCAAAAGGAGGGCTATCCCAAAGTTCATAAGGGTCGGGAGGTTGGACATCATAATGGCCGTAAACTAAGATAGTGGGCAAGCTGCTATCGATAATTTTTTCTCCGTAAACCACCGGATAACCTTCTGTTGGGATAACTTCTGTATTCTCCATTCCGGCATCTTCCATTTTTGTTTTCACAAACTCCGCAGCCTCAAAAACTTCATCTTTAAACCTTTTGTCTGCACTGATGCTGGAAATTTTTAATAAGCTGATTAGCTCTTCTAAATATTTATCTTTATTTTTTTCAAAATAATCGGTTGGGAATTGCATATAGAATATTTTTATGGCATTAAATAGGCAAAGTTATTTTATTTTTGCTTACTTTATGCCTGTTATCAAAAAATAACGATAGACAATAAGCTGAAAATAAATCAAGAGGTTTAAAGTGTACGGAGTGTTTTTGTATGCTTCAAAGAAAAATAATATCACAAGATGGCAGATGCTTTTAGAGAGTTTGGATTAGAAGAAATGGTTTTGGAGGGAATATCTTCAATGGCTTTTAAGGAGCCGACACCTATTCAGAAATTGGCTATACCGAAAATAATGGCCGGTAAGGATTTGATAGCCTGTGCACAGACAGGTACGGGAAAAACCGGTGCGTTTGTTATTCCGGTTTTAAACCACTTATTTAAAAATAAAGGAAACGGAGTGCGGTGTTTGGTTATAGTGCCGACAAGGGAATTGGCTAAACAGATAGATCAGCAGGTTGAGGCTTTGAGTTATTTTACGAATGTGGTTTCATTGCCGATATACGGTGGGAGTATTTCTTCAGATTGGGAAATGCAAAAGAAGGCTATTACCAGAGGAGCTGATATTTTAATAGCGACACCCGGAAGGATTTTGACGCACTTAAATATGGGCTACGTTGACTTGTCGCATCTGGAGTATTTTATTTTGGATGAAGCCGATAAAATGCTGGATATGGGATTCCAGGAAGATATAGTAAAGGTGATTAATAAACTGCCGGAAAAGCGTCAAAACTTAATGTTTTCAGCTACTATGCCTCCAAAAATCCGGGTTTTAGCAAAAAAAATGCTACAGAACCCTGAAGAGATAAGCATAATGCCTTCCAGAGTAGCAAAAGGTG
Coding sequences:
- a CDS encoding DEAD/DEAH box helicase, with amino-acid sequence MVLEGISSMAFKEPTPIQKLAIPKIMAGKDLIACAQTGTGKTGAFVIPVLNHLFKNKGNGVRCLVIVPTRELAKQIDQQVEALSYFTNVVSLPIYGGSISSDWEMQKKAITRGADILIATPGRILTHLNMGYVDLSHLEYFILDEADKMLDMGFQEDIVKVINKLPEKRQNLMFSATMPPKIRVLAKKMLQNPEEISIMPSRVAKGVEQQVYFVHDRDKETLLKNLLDVSSLERMIIFASSRQKVINLGRMLQKARFETAAIHSDLDQPEREANLRKFKNKEIRALVATDILSRGIDVEGVSHVINFDMPGDPEDYIHRIGRTARAERTGIAISFACESDFHKFRNIEKFVEQDILIQKLPESIKDAPDYNGFKSRGKRNFKSQPFRSKPRNPRRRDN